The Cytobacillus sp. NJ13 sequence GGGTATTTATCATCGGTCTGGATGAAGATCTGCCGCCGCTTCAAAAGCTTAAGAAGCAATTTACAGTACAGTTTGAAGGCATATTGGAATATAAAGCATATATGAAAATGCATATGAGAGGAGAAGCTGCTACAAATAATAAAAAAATTTCCGCTATGGAACACAGAATGAGAGGAAGGTTATTTTCCTGGCTGGAAAAGAGTCTTATCAGTCTCTATGGCGAAGAAGTCTCAGCATATAAATGGGATTTGCTGTTCATGATCCAATCCATTTACCGGACCTATATGATGCTCATGGTTTCAGGAAAGGCGGAAATTTCACCAGCAAAAATAGGGAAACATATCGTTAGACAGCTCGACGCAATGGCAAATGACTTTATCAGGGGGAACAGCCATCCGATTCTGGATGAAGAGATGATGAAGGATTTTTCTGTTGAAATGGACAAAGAAGGTGCATTCATTTCATTTGAGAAAAGGGAGCAGGCATGGAAGTCGTTTTATAGCAAGCTTAAGGATTTGGAAAAAAGTGAAGCATCTGCAATAAAAGAAATTGCCAATCGCATATCAGAAGAAACAAGAAAATCCAGACCTGAAATGGTGGTAATCAAAGGGCTATTCGCTTTATTAAAAGAGAACGTGGAAATAGCGGCTGCTGCAAAAGTGCTGGAAAATGAAATACTTTCTGAATAAATATATCCATCCATTGCAAAACATAACATTGTCAGAACTGTAAAAAGTGCGGCAATGTTTTTTTGCATTTTTCATTTACTCATGAATTAGTCCTGATTGTTAGGGGTATGTAAATAATAAATCAACAGGAAGGGGTGAATTGTATGCTTTGGACTATAGCAGGTATTCTGCTTGTTTTATGGATACTCGGATTAATATTTAAAGTTGCAGGAGGCATCATTCATATACTGCTGGTAATAGCAGCGATTATCATAGTTGTTAACTTTATTAGAGGAAGAGCATCTGGCAGAGGATAGAGGAAAAAGCCTTCCTTATTGGAGGCTTTATTCAGTGGTCTTGTTATCTAGTTAATTGTCATCAGCTATCCTATAGTATATCGAGCGCTATTTATTAATCGTCCGGTGCATTTGGGGTTAACTCTAATTATTACGCTGACCTTTAGACAGATTTTGGAAAGAAGGATGCTGTATTTCTTCAGAGGAAATATATAATGGAAGCTTAATAGTAAAGGTGGTTCCTTTGTTCTCTGCACTTTCTATTATATAATTTCCTTTCAGCCGATTGATAATGTCAAAAGAAATCATTAATCCTAAGCCGGTTCCTTTTGTTTTTGTAGAGTAATAGGGCTGACCGAGCATTTGGAGTATATCTTTTGATATCCCAACACCTTCATCTTTAATATGTATATCTGCTGATGTATCGTTTTTGAATGCTGAAACCTCCAGAAGACCGCCATTAGGCATAGCTTCTACACTATTTTTTATTAAGTTAATAAATAATTGCTTTATTTCATTTTGATTGCCATTGATAAAAAGGCCCTCATATATAGTTGTCCTTATTTCAACCTTTGCCATCAGTCCAAATGGCCGCATAAACTCAGCCACTTCCACCAATACTTCAGATAGTGAGACTTTACTTGAAACAGGGGAATCCGGGCGTGCAAGTGAGAGGAAATCACTAATTATAAGATTGGTTCTATCCAGCTCTTCCAATGAAATTTTAATAAATTTCTTTTGGTCTTCAGTCAGGTTTTTGTCATTTTTAAGTAATTGCAGAAAACCTCTTACAGTAGTCATTGGATTCCTGATTTCATGTGCTACCGACGCGGCCAGCTGACTGATCGCATTGTATTTATCCGCATTTCTCAGTTTTTGCATCACCTTTTCCTGATGCAGATTCATTTCAATCAAATAGATGATCATAGAAAGAGTCACAATAGAACTTGCTGAAAACAGCAGTAAATACACCGCTTCTTCATTAATATCTTCCTGAAGGAAAATCACATACCTGGTTATCGTAATGGGAAGATAAAATAAGACAGCTACAC is a genomic window containing:
- a CDS encoding ATP-binding protein, whose product is MVLLYDFIADLILHFLIMMMIPFAHKLISRRGVRMRIASPFLSVLILVLFLTIAFPVEIAGSQFFDLKFIPVFVAFFYISPLSGFLTISVLVTLKGFFSPGDMWITLINYSIISALFFLASKFYQKCTFRQKLSVAVLFYLPITITRYVIFLQEDINEEAVYLLLFSASSIVTLSMIIYLIEMNLHQEKVMQKLRNADKYNAISQLAASVAHEIRNPMTTVRGFLQLLKNDKNLTEDQKKFIKISLEELDRTNLIISDFLSLARPDSPVSSKVSLSEVLVEVAEFMRPFGLMAKVEIRTTIYEGLFINGNQNEIKQLFINLIKNSVEAMPNGGLLEVSAFKNDTSADIHIKDEGVGISKDILQMLGQPYYSTKTKGTGLGLMISFDIINRLKGNYIIESAENKGTTFTIKLPLYISSEEIQHPSFQNLSKGQRNN
- a CDS encoding TetR/AcrR family transcriptional regulator — encoded protein: MNKREAILETAVNLFAEKGYNQTSMQEIADGVGISKGSLYSFFTSKEDLMISIYEHYQQLVFERVFIIGLDEDLPPLQKLKKQFTVQFEGILEYKAYMKMHMRGEAATNNKKISAMEHRMRGRLFSWLEKSLISLYGEEVSAYKWDLLFMIQSIYRTYMMLMVSGKAEISPAKIGKHIVRQLDAMANDFIRGNSHPILDEEMMKDFSVEMDKEGAFISFEKREQAWKSFYSKLKDLEKSEASAIKEIANRISEETRKSRPEMVVIKGLFALLKENVEIAAAAKVLENEILSE
- a CDS encoding lmo0937 family membrane protein, with protein sequence MLWTIAGILLVLWILGLIFKVAGGIIHILLVIAAIIIVVNFIRGRASGRG